The following nucleotide sequence is from Bacteroidota bacterium.
AAATCGGGAAGTTTGTTACTCCCGGACTTACAGGAATAGCTTTTTTAATCTCAAGTTTGTGGCTTAAAAGAAAAGGATATACCCTTATGGGAAGCATACCCTTCGATATGCCTTCGAATTGGATTTCGCTTCACCCAGCCCTTAACAACAATACGGTAGCCTACCTGCATGCCAAAAACTACGAGCGAGTAAGGCATCACAACGAAAAGATATTTTCAGGGAAAAGAGATTTTCATTCTCACCGCGACATTGTTCAGGATGTTATCATCAGTCCCATTGCACTTGCCTACTATTTCATTGGCAGATTTATCATTGCAAAAACTTTTTATTGCAGCCACCTTTGTAACAATTGCGGCATTTGCATCAGTCAATGTCCAGTAAAAGCTATTGTTACCAAAAATAAAAGGCCCTTCTGGACTTTAAAGTGCGAAAGCTGCATGCATTGCATGAACGTTTGTCCGGAAAGAGCCATCGAAACATCCCATGGTTTGCTAGTGGTAACAAGCATTTTTTATTCAGTATTAACTGGCTGGATATTTCGTAGAAGTTTGCCGGAAATTGTCTCCCTTGAACCAATCAATAGTTTATTTCAAATGCTCGCTTTTCTGGGGTTAATTGTGCTATTTTATTTATTTCAGCATGCTTTGCTTCGGTATTCAATGGCTGCAAAACTCATTTCGCTGGCTTCACTAACCCGCTACAAATTCTGGGGAAGGTATAAATCCATTCCTGATGTGATGTGGAAAAAGAAATTTTCGGGCATTGTTGGCAAACCTGAAAACAATTAAACCAGAACTTTTTTGTGCAATGGACTTAAAACACATTATACCGCCTTATCTTTATCCCCAAACTCAATAAAGGATAATTTGCACTTTATTCAATAATTAAACTAAGATTATGCCCAAGGGATTGGTATTAAAGTCAACCGGTAGCTGGTACAATGTACTTTCTGAGGGCGAAATTGTGGCATGCCGCATAAAAGGCAAATTCCGAACCCGCGAAATAAAAACTTCGAACCCGGTTACTGTCGGCGATAAGGTAGAATTTACCCGAATAGCCGAAGACAATACCGGAATGATAACCGCCATTGAGCCCCGCAAAAACTACATAATCCGCAAAGCCACACGTTTTCATCACGAGGCCCACATGATAGCCGCCAACATCGACCAGGCTTTTCTGATGGTTTCGTTAAAGGCACCGACAACTCCTTATGA
It contains:
- a CDS encoding EFR1 family ferrodoxin (N-terminal region resembles flavodoxins. C-terminal ferrodoxin region binds two 4Fe-4S clusters.) encodes the protein MKKIHSIELFYFSGTGNARQIARWIAQHAEEEKIECQLHNIAKQTLPVCCPPQALIIIISPIHGFNYPKITLDFIRHFPTGKNSVVLMNTRAGMKIGKFVTPGLTGIAFLISSLWLKRKGYTLMGSIPFDMPSNWISLHPALNNNTVAYLHAKNYERVRHHNEKIFSGKRDFHSHRDIVQDVIISPIALAYYFIGRFIIAKTFYCSHLCNNCGICISQCPVKAIVTKNKRPFWTLKCESCMHCMNVCPERAIETSHGLLVVTSIFYSVLTGWIFRRSLPEIVSLEPINSLFQMLAFLGLIVLFYLFQHALLRYSMAAKLISLASLTRYKFWGRYKSIPDVMWKKKFSGIVGKPENN